A stretch of the Cytobacillus luteolus genome encodes the following:
- a CDS encoding ABC transporter permease, translated as MIIPFIKKDLVVLLRNPQELMVLLLMPLLLITILGFALGGVMGKDAPPISAKVAFIDHSDETKDIEAFMEKVKAKSLPVEAVESLSQGADQLKPIQILVNEVFGNKELKEIVQLEKINQDQIDAVLNDESYAAVIEIPENFTLDILSSVLLEEPASTSITLYKNEGKVISTNIVEDVLLHFQKQLSTMTVIGKAGILLEAVDSKAFGAVETVSKRDPINSVQYYTVGMSVMFIMFIASNSSSFAYREKQLHVFNRIILSNTSRWSYLTGVFFSVMLIAFIQQIILYGVTSLVFDVVWEDILGFIVVNLSLCFAIGGLATLLTSLNFRINSEAVSSFFGNVMVAIFAFLGGSFTPIGDSSSVIGFLGNLTPNGAGMSSLLQLLQGAELSSIYNHILFLLVFGLIMMTVAVVSFPKRGDAI; from the coding sequence ATGATTATTCCTTTTATTAAGAAAGATTTAGTAGTATTGCTTCGAAACCCCCAAGAACTAATGGTATTACTTCTGATGCCACTTTTGCTGATTACGATTCTTGGTTTTGCCTTAGGGGGTGTGATGGGGAAAGATGCACCTCCAATTTCAGCTAAGGTAGCATTCATTGACCATAGCGATGAGACTAAGGATATAGAAGCTTTTATGGAAAAGGTAAAAGCAAAAAGTCTACCAGTGGAGGCAGTAGAAAGTTTATCTCAAGGGGCAGATCAGCTTAAGCCAATTCAAATACTGGTAAACGAGGTGTTTGGAAATAAAGAGCTAAAAGAAATTGTTCAGCTTGAAAAGATAAACCAGGACCAGATTGATGCTGTTTTGAATGATGAAAGTTATGCTGCAGTCATTGAAATACCAGAAAATTTCACGTTGGATATCCTTTCTTCTGTTTTACTTGAAGAGCCAGCTTCCACTTCAATTACGTTATATAAAAATGAAGGGAAGGTGATTTCTACAAATATAGTGGAGGATGTTCTACTTCATTTTCAAAAGCAGCTTTCTACTATGACTGTCATTGGGAAAGCGGGTATTCTGCTAGAAGCTGTAGACAGCAAGGCATTTGGGGCAGTTGAAACTGTTTCGAAGCGGGATCCTATTAACTCCGTGCAATATTATACAGTAGGTATGAGTGTGATGTTTATTATGTTTATTGCATCAAATAGTAGCTCTTTTGCCTATCGAGAAAAGCAACTTCATGTATTTAATCGAATTATATTATCCAATACTTCTAGATGGTCGTATCTTACAGGTGTTTTCTTCTCGGTCATGCTCATTGCATTTATACAACAAATCATTCTATATGGCGTAACATCTCTAGTGTTTGATGTGGTATGGGAAGACATTCTAGGGTTCATAGTTGTCAATTTATCACTCTGCTTTGCGATTGGTGGTTTAGCAACGCTATTAACCTCGCTAAATTTCAGAATCAATTCAGAAGCTGTTTCTAGTTTTTTCGGGAATGTCATGGTCGCTATATTCGCATTTTTAGGTGGAAGCTTTACTCCAATTGGCGATTCATCCTCAGTAATAGGGTTTTTGGGGAATCTCACCCCAAATGGTGCAGGAATGAGTTCGTTGCTACAGTTGTTACAGGGAGCAGAGCTTTCAAGTATTTACAACCATATTCTCTTTTTGCTGGTATTTGGTTTGATTATGATGACAGTGGCAGTTGTTAGTTTTCCAAAAAGAGGTGATGCCATATGA
- a CDS encoding ABC transporter permease, whose translation MISILRAKFQLFSRKPMLMIGMTVMSILFAILLGSTNYKTIHAPIFTDIKNIEETALWEELTQSEAFEFAIVTEEEAKEMVSEGDVEASVKVNEDSYTIFIAAETKNLHLLESYFQSVYGNLLLEKRIDEAASASPDIDKEGLVSELKEREENPLFQVETASFRGDESVIIDNQMQTIFGFTLFFVIYTISYNVHHILQERTLGVWDRMILSPLKKWQMYAGNLTYSFLMGYFQVALIFFVFRYVLDANFYGGFGKTLLVLVPYVFSIVALTMFLVSIVKSTQQFNAIISLVSVSMSMLGGAYWPLEIVSSDFLLMISDFVPIKHAMEGLKGATIYGESISELMYPMSIMTLMGVVLMGIGINVMERRNA comes from the coding sequence ATGATAAGCATTCTAAGGGCGAAGTTTCAATTATTTAGTAGAAAGCCAATGCTTATGATTGGCATGACAGTGATGAGTATTCTCTTTGCAATACTATTAGGTAGTACAAATTATAAAACGATTCATGCACCCATTTTTACGGATATCAAGAATATTGAAGAAACGGCACTTTGGGAGGAGTTAACCCAATCTGAGGCATTTGAATTTGCGATCGTAACCGAAGAAGAAGCAAAGGAAATGGTGAGTGAAGGCGATGTGGAAGCAAGTGTGAAGGTTAATGAGGATTCGTATACAATTTTCATTGCAGCTGAAACAAAGAATCTACATTTACTAGAAAGCTATTTTCAATCTGTCTATGGCAACCTCTTATTGGAAAAAAGGATCGACGAGGCTGCGTCAGCATCCCCGGATATTGATAAGGAAGGACTAGTAAGTGAATTAAAGGAACGAGAGGAAAATCCATTGTTTCAGGTAGAGACTGCTTCTTTCCGTGGAGATGAATCAGTAATCATTGATAACCAAATGCAGACGATTTTCGGTTTTACACTCTTTTTCGTTATTTACACGATATCCTATAATGTTCACCATATTTTACAGGAAAGAACTTTGGGCGTATGGGACCGGATGATTTTATCGCCTCTTAAGAAGTGGCAAATGTATGCAGGGAACCTAACATATAGCTTCCTGATGGGATACTTTCAAGTTGCCTTAATCTTTTTCGTTTTCCGTTATGTACTAGATGCTAACTTTTATGGAGGATTTGGAAAAACGTTACTCGTCCTAGTTCCATATGTTTTTTCCATCGTAGCCTTAACGATGTTTTTAGTAAGTATTGTTAAAAGCACACAGCAATTTAATGCGATCATCTCTCTTGTTTCGGTCAGTATGTCGATGCTAGGTGGTGCCTACTGGCCATTGGAGATAGTCTCGTCCGACTTTTTGTTAATGATATCTGATTTTGTCCCAATTAAACATGCGATGGAAGGGTTAAAAGGTGCGACAATCTACGGTGAGTCAATAAGTGAATTGATGTATCCAATGAGTATTATGACCTTAATGGGTGTTGTGTTAATGGGGATTGGGATTAATGTGATGGAACGAAGGAATGCGTAA
- a CDS encoding GGDEF domain-containing protein encodes MEQKDVHILQQQVTLLRAEGKYKETIEAAYDLIKLGVEVNSHKSLLVGYINLAASYYCIGDIEEAFNSIEAYSEICRNQGDEPDYLQLYNVLFLLYDYNKDYEHAKQTLSKSIALGEKLKKYNIISNGYSNLGYVLIREENFKEALEMAKKGLEMAKIHTPESPILEIRVSLNIAHAYIGLGEIEVADTLINEITNHPVLDSFIREKSQSYILRGNWHVKQKNWKEAMESYNSAKELVESYQDLNLLKTIQEKRCKICDEMGDIQLGYHIQKEYISLLNELNKRELSLKGVKLEVKHHIKEMEQKANTDFLSGVYNRSYLETTANEWLRKAYKEKENVVCIAFDVDDFKTINDKYGHLCGDEVIKQVGTVCKNLMKDNELFGRYGGDEFVMLLYGGTIETSKEKAEKIKKALEELYIDSQGKSLTIKTSMGVANNQKGLVKEFKDLFLLADKSLYQAKENGKNQIFVYENKV; translated from the coding sequence ATGGAGCAAAAAGACGTACATATACTTCAGCAGCAAGTAACTTTACTTAGGGCAGAAGGTAAATATAAAGAAACGATTGAGGCTGCTTATGATTTGATTAAGCTAGGTGTGGAAGTGAATAGCCATAAGTCTTTGTTAGTGGGTTATATAAATCTAGCAGCCTCATATTATTGTATAGGTGACATAGAGGAAGCATTTAATAGTATAGAAGCATATAGCGAGATTTGTAGGAATCAAGGAGATGAACCAGACTATTTACAGCTTTATAACGTGCTTTTTTTACTTTATGACTATAATAAAGATTACGAGCATGCGAAACAGACCTTGTCGAAAAGTATTGCGTTAGGAGAAAAGCTGAAGAAATACAATATAATCAGTAATGGATATAGTAATTTAGGTTATGTGCTAATCCGGGAAGAAAACTTCAAGGAAGCCTTAGAAATGGCTAAAAAAGGATTGGAAATGGCGAAGATACATACTCCAGAAAGTCCTATTTTAGAAATTCGTGTTAGTTTAAATATTGCTCATGCATATATTGGACTTGGAGAGATAGAGGTTGCTGATACACTCATTAACGAGATTACGAATCATCCAGTATTAGATTCATTTATTAGAGAGAAGTCTCAAAGTTATATTTTGAGAGGTAATTGGCATGTGAAGCAAAAGAATTGGAAGGAAGCAATGGAATCCTACAATTCTGCAAAAGAACTTGTAGAGAGCTACCAAGATCTAAATTTGCTTAAAACCATTCAAGAGAAACGTTGTAAAATCTGTGATGAAATGGGCGATATCCAACTTGGCTATCATATTCAAAAAGAGTATATTTCGCTATTAAATGAATTAAATAAAAGAGAACTCTCATTAAAAGGAGTTAAGCTTGAAGTAAAACATCATATTAAAGAAATGGAACAGAAGGCCAATACGGACTTTCTGTCAGGGGTTTATAACCGAAGTTACTTAGAAACAACGGCAAATGAATGGCTTCGTAAAGCGTATAAAGAAAAAGAAAACGTTGTGTGCATTGCATTTGATGTGGATGATTTCAAAACAATAAATGATAAGTACGGTCATTTATGTGGAGATGAAGTCATTAAACAAGTAGGTACGGTGTGTAAAAATTTAATGAAGGACAATGAGCTGTTTGGTCGCTACGGAGGAGATGAGTTTGTGATGCTTCTGTATGGCGGAACGATAGAAACGAGTAAGGAAAAAGCTGAAAAAATTAAGAAAGCTCTAGAGGAATTATACATTGATAGTCAAGGTAAATCCCTAACGATTAAAACAAGCATGGGTGTAGCGAACAACCAAAAAGGACTTGTAAAAGAATTTAAAGATCTTTTTCTCTTAGCTGACAAGAGCCTGTACCAGGCGAAGGAAAATGGTAAAAATCAAATTTTTGTGTATGAGAATAAAGTGTAA